One segment of Burkholderia multivorans ATCC BAA-247 DNA contains the following:
- a CDS encoding DUF2239 family protein has product MTATSFLPSYTAFDGHRRIASGPLATVAVAVKRIAGDGMAGTVLIFDDATGRSIDLDLRGTADEVRARHAPPARDAAHDAGIARDPVGAAEQRGRGRPKLGVVSREVTLLPRHWDWLAAQPGGASVALRKLVEDARRTHAAADRRRDAQARAYHFMSALAGDLPGFEEAARMLYANDLARMAELIAGWPEDVRDHALALARGELPPSTETC; this is encoded by the coding sequence ATGACTGCGACTTCGTTTCTCCCTTCCTATACCGCGTTCGACGGCCATCGCCGCATCGCGTCGGGCCCGCTCGCGACGGTGGCGGTCGCGGTCAAGCGCATCGCCGGCGACGGCATGGCCGGCACGGTCCTGATCTTCGACGATGCGACGGGGCGCTCGATCGACCTCGACCTGCGCGGCACGGCCGACGAAGTGCGCGCGCGTCATGCGCCGCCGGCGCGCGATGCCGCGCACGACGCAGGCATCGCCCGCGATCCTGTCGGCGCGGCCGAACAACGCGGCCGCGGCCGGCCGAAGCTCGGCGTCGTATCGCGCGAGGTCACGCTGCTGCCGCGCCATTGGGACTGGCTCGCCGCGCAGCCGGGCGGTGCATCGGTCGCGCTGCGCAAGCTCGTCGAAGACGCGCGCCGCACGCATGCGGCCGCCGACCGGCGGCGCGACGCGCAGGCGCGCGCCTATCACTTCATGTCGGCGCTGGCCGGCGATCTGCCCGGTTTCGAGGAAGCGGCGCGCATGCTGTATGCGAACGATCTCGCGCGGATGGCCGAACTGATCGCCGGCTGGCCGGAGGATGTGCGCGACCACGCGCTCGCGCTGGCGCGCGGCGAGCTGCCGCCGTCGACGGAAACGTGCTGA
- a CDS encoding ABC transporter permease encodes MAIPLTYIARNLWARRLTTALTAGGMALVIFVFATVLMLDAGLTQTLVSTGEPDNVVVIRKGAETEIQSAIDHQQANALEMHPAVALGADGRPLVSKEAVVLISLVKTSTGKPSNVVIRGVSPAGLALRPRVQLKAGRMFAPGSSEIIVGSAVAKGFSDTQLGDRLHFAQRDWTIVGAFDAGGSGFDSEIWGDVDQLMQSFRRTSYSSMVLRIPSADGFARFKADIDVDPRLTDEAKREQTFYGDQSKALSTFINILGITLSTIFSIAAMIGATITMYASVANRTAEIGTLRALGFKRANVLAAFLLEALLLGFVGGVAGLACASLMQFASFSTTNFQTFSDLSFRFVLTPAIVVKTLLFSLVMGLVGGFLPALRAARLNIVDALRAR; translated from the coding sequence ATGGCGATCCCGCTCACCTACATCGCGCGCAACCTGTGGGCGCGCCGCCTCACCACCGCGCTGACCGCCGGCGGGATGGCGCTCGTGATCTTCGTGTTCGCGACCGTGCTGATGCTCGACGCCGGGCTCACGCAGACGCTCGTGTCGACCGGCGAGCCCGACAACGTCGTCGTGATCCGCAAGGGCGCGGAGACCGAAATCCAGAGCGCGATCGATCATCAGCAGGCGAACGCGCTCGAGATGCATCCGGCCGTCGCGCTCGGCGCCGACGGCCGGCCGCTCGTGTCGAAGGAAGCCGTCGTGCTGATCTCGCTCGTAAAGACGTCGACCGGCAAGCCGTCGAACGTCGTGATCCGCGGCGTGTCGCCGGCCGGGCTCGCGCTGCGCCCGCGCGTGCAACTCAAGGCGGGCCGCATGTTCGCGCCGGGCTCGTCGGAAATCATCGTCGGCAGCGCGGTCGCGAAAGGCTTCAGCGACACGCAGCTCGGCGACCGCCTGCATTTCGCGCAGCGCGACTGGACCATCGTCGGCGCGTTCGACGCGGGCGGCAGCGGCTTCGATTCGGAAATCTGGGGCGACGTCGATCAGTTGATGCAGTCGTTCCGGCGCACCAGCTATTCGTCGATGGTGCTGCGCATTCCGAGCGCCGACGGCTTCGCGCGCTTCAAGGCCGACATCGACGTCGATCCGCGGCTGACCGACGAAGCCAAGCGCGAGCAGACGTTCTACGGCGATCAGTCGAAGGCGCTGTCGACCTTCATCAACATCCTCGGAATCACGCTGTCGACGATCTTCTCGATCGCCGCGATGATCGGCGCGACGATCACGATGTATGCGTCGGTCGCGAACCGCACCGCCGAGATCGGCACGCTGCGCGCGCTCGGCTTCAAGCGCGCGAACGTGCTCGCGGCGTTCCTGCTCGAAGCGCTGCTGCTCGGCTTCGTCGGCGGCGTCGCGGGGCTCGCCTGCGCGTCGCTGATGCAGTTCGCCTCGTTCTCGACGACCAACTTCCAGACCTTCTCGGACCTGTCGTTCCGCTTCGTGCTGACGCCGGCGATCGTCGTCAAGACGCTGCTGTTCTCGCTCGTGATGGGGCTCGTCGGCGGCTTCCTGCCGGCGCTGCGCGCCGCGCGGCTGAACATCGTCGATGCGTTGCGCGCGCGGTGA
- a CDS encoding ABC transporter permease, protein MFVLKLIARNALRHRLRTLLTVLGLTIAVLAFGLLHTVVDAWYAGAAAASSGRLVTRNAISLVFPLPVSYENRIRGVDGVTAIVRSNWFGGIYRDPKNFFASFAVSDNYLDLYPEFIVPAQQRADYARDRRGCLVGRQLATQFGFKVGDVIPLKGTIYPGTWDFVVRGILDGRDESTITRQLVFHWDYLNETVRQRTPKQADQVGVFVLGVANPDDGAAIARNVDATFRNSLAETLTETEQAFQLGFVAMSNQIIAAIRLVSYVVILIIMAVMANAMAMSARERTAEYATLKALGFGPGFLALLVFGESAVIAAIGGSLGMLATPPAASLFKQAAGGIFPVFHVSARTLALQAACSVAVGVAAALVPAWQAARVRVVEGLRAIG, encoded by the coding sequence ATGTTCGTGCTGAAGCTGATCGCGCGCAACGCGTTGCGGCACCGGCTGCGCACGCTGCTGACCGTGCTCGGCCTGACCATCGCGGTGCTCGCATTCGGGCTGCTGCATACGGTCGTCGACGCGTGGTACGCGGGCGCGGCCGCCGCGTCGAGCGGCCGGCTCGTCACGCGCAACGCGATCTCGCTCGTGTTTCCGCTGCCGGTCAGCTACGAGAACCGGATCCGCGGTGTCGACGGCGTGACGGCGATCGTCCGCTCGAACTGGTTCGGCGGCATCTACCGCGATCCGAAGAATTTCTTCGCCAGCTTCGCGGTGTCGGACAACTATCTCGATCTGTATCCCGAGTTCATCGTGCCGGCGCAGCAGCGCGCCGACTATGCGCGCGACCGCCGCGGCTGTCTCGTCGGGCGGCAGCTCGCGACGCAGTTCGGCTTCAAGGTCGGCGACGTGATCCCGCTGAAGGGCACGATCTATCCGGGCACGTGGGATTTCGTCGTGCGCGGCATCCTCGACGGGCGCGACGAATCGACGATCACGCGGCAATTGGTGTTCCACTGGGACTATCTCAATGAAACGGTCCGCCAGCGCACGCCGAAGCAGGCCGATCAGGTCGGCGTGTTCGTGCTCGGCGTCGCGAACCCGGACGACGGCGCGGCGATCGCGCGCAACGTCGACGCGACGTTCCGCAACTCGCTCGCCGAAACGCTGACCGAAACCGAGCAGGCGTTCCAGCTCGGCTTCGTCGCGATGTCGAACCAGATCATCGCGGCGATCCGGCTGGTGTCCTACGTCGTGATCCTGATCATCATGGCCGTGATGGCGAACGCGATGGCGATGAGCGCGCGCGAGCGCACGGCCGAATACGCAACGCTGAAGGCGCTCGGCTTCGGGCCCGGCTTCCTCGCGCTGCTCGTGTTCGGCGAATCGGCCGTGATCGCGGCAATCGGCGGCAGCCTCGGCATGCTCGCGACGCCGCCGGCCGCGAGCCTGTTCAAGCAGGCGGCCGGCGGGATCTTCCCGGTGTTCCACGTGTCCGCGCGCACGCTCGCGCTCCAGGCCGCCTGCTCGGTCGCGGTCGGCGTGGCGGCCGCGCTGGTGCCCGCCTGGCAGGCCGCGCGCGTGCGCGTCGTCGAAGGCCTGCGGGCGATCGGCTGA
- a CDS encoding ABC transporter ATP-binding protein, translated as MSAAPPPLVEIRHVAKSYRRGSQIVPVLTDITLDIGEGDFVALMGPSGSGKSTLLNLVAGIDRPDAGELRVGGLDITQLAEAQLAEWRAANVGFIFQFYNLMPVLTAFENVELPLMLTPLSRRERRERVELVLDMVNLGERTAHYPSELSGGQQQRVAIARALITDPALIVADEPTGDLDRASATDVLAMLQRLNAELGKTIIMVTHDAHAAAAAKSLVHLEKGELIDGHAR; from the coding sequence GTGAGCGCCGCACCGCCGCCCCTCGTCGAGATCCGCCACGTCGCGAAGTCGTACCGGCGCGGCAGCCAGATCGTGCCCGTGCTGACCGACATCACGCTCGACATCGGCGAAGGCGACTTCGTCGCGCTGATGGGACCGTCCGGCTCCGGCAAGAGCACGCTGCTCAATCTCGTGGCCGGCATCGACCGGCCGGATGCCGGCGAACTGCGCGTCGGCGGGCTCGACATCACGCAGCTCGCGGAAGCGCAGCTCGCCGAATGGCGCGCGGCGAACGTCGGCTTCATCTTCCAGTTCTACAACCTGATGCCGGTGCTGACCGCGTTCGAGAACGTCGAGCTGCCGCTGATGCTGACGCCGCTGTCGCGCCGCGAACGGCGCGAGCGCGTCGAACTCGTGCTCGACATGGTGAATCTCGGCGAGCGGACCGCGCACTATCCGTCCGAGCTGTCGGGCGGCCAGCAGCAGCGCGTCGCGATCGCGCGCGCGCTGATCACCGATCCCGCGCTGATCGTCGCCGACGAGCCGACCGGCGATCTTGACCGCGCCTCGGCCACCGACGTGCTCGCGATGCTGCAGCGGCTGAACGCCGAACTCGGCAAGACGATCATCATGGTCACGCACGACGCGCATGCGGCCGCGGCCGCGAAATCGCTCGTGCATCTCGAAAAAGGGGAGCTGATCGATGGGCATGCCCGCTGA